The Lutibacter sp. A64 genome segment GCAAAGTGTTCAAATAAGTATGGATTTCATTTTAAAAAATACAACGACAATGTTTATACTCCAATAATTAGAAATGATATTCGTTTGTTGAAAAAAACTGAAAAAGATCATTATACAGTTTATTTACCAGCTTATTCCGATGAGAAAATTATAGACGTTTTATCTAAAATTAAAGGGATAAAGTGGAAGGTTTTTTCAAAAAACACTAAAAAATATTATCAGAAAAAGAATGTGTATATAAAACCTGTAAATAGCAAAAAATTTGAAAAAAGCTTAGCTTCTTGTCAAGGAATTATATGTGGAGCCGGGTTTGAAACACCTGCCGAAGCAATTTTTTTAAATAAGAAACTGTTGGTAATCCCTATGAAAAATCAATATGAGCAGCATTTTAATGCAAAAGCATTAGAAGAATTAGGTGTTCCAGTTTTAAAATCATTAAAAAAGAAGCATATTCCTAAAATTCAAAATTGGATAGATAGCAATTATGATATAAAGTTAGACTTTCCGAATGAAACCCAACAAATAGTAGATGATATATTGTACGATTTTATTTTTGAAGAAGAAATCTTATTCATTTAAATAAAAAAACACCGCATCTTTATTGTGTATGTAATAAAAAAAGTCAAATTTAGTAGTTCTAAATTTATGACATTATCAATTATCTAAAACAATTAAAAACAATGCGTTGGGGAATTATTGGGTGCGGAGCTGTAACTGAACTAAAAAGTGGACCGCCATATTATAAAACTGAAGGTTTTGAATTAGCCGCAGTAATGAGGCGTAATGAAGAAAAAGCAGCAGATTATGCAAAAAGGCATCACGTAAATAAGTACTACACGAATGCAGATGTTTTAATAAATGATCCGGAAATTGATGCAGTTTATATTGCAACACCACCTGATACACACAAATTGTATGGTTTAAAAGTTGCCAAAGCAAAAAAAACTTGTTGTATTGAAAAGCCTTTAGCACCAAGTTATGTCGATAGTTTAGCTATTTATAACGCTTTTGAAGCTGCTAAAACACCTTTGTTTGTTGCATATTATCGTCGTAGTTTACCTAGGTTTATTAAATTAA includes the following:
- a CDS encoding glycosyltransferase family protein; translated protein: MKILYAIQGTGNGHLSRAKEIIPALLKRAQVDILVSGTQSEIVLPYKVNYVNNGLSFYFGKNGGIDFVKTFKNNSLLKVFKEIRNCPVKEYDLIINDFEPITAWASMLRGVKCISLSHQAALYFKNVPKPSRTDLLGKFIIKNYAKCSNKYGFHFKKYNDNVYTPIIRNDIRLLKKTEKDHYTVYLPAYSDEKIIDVLSKIKGIKWKVFSKNTKKYYQKKNVYIKPVNSKKFEKSLASCQGIICGAGFETPAEAIFLNKKLLVIPMKNQYEQHFNAKALEELGVPVLKSLKKKHIPKIQNWIDSNYDIKLDFPNETQQIVDDILYDFIFEEEILFI